A genomic region of Acidobacteriota bacterium contains the following coding sequences:
- the rpmJ gene encoding 50S ribosomal protein L36: protein MKVRPSVKKMCDKCKVIHRKGIVRVICENPKHKQRQG, encoded by the coding sequence ATGAAAGTACGACCGTCAGTAAAGAAAATGTGCGATAAGTGCAAGGTGATCCATCGAAAGGGCATCGTTCGAGTGATCTGCGAAAACCCGAAGCACAAACAGCGTCAAGGATAA
- the infA gene encoding translation initiation factor IF-1: MSKEEAIEVTATVLETLPNAMFKIAVDDNQHEVLAHISGKMRKNFIRILPGDKVLVELSPYDLKRGRITYRYK; encoded by the coding sequence ATGTCTAAAGAAGAAGCGATAGAGGTCACAGCGACCGTTTTGGAGACCCTTCCAAACGCGATGTTCAAGATCGCGGTGGATGATAACCAGCACGAAGTTTTGGCTCACATTTCAGGAAAGATGCGGAAGAATTTTATCCGTATTCTGCCCGGCGATAAGGTTCTGGTCGAACTATCGCCCTATGATCTCAAACGCGGGCGGATCACATACCGCTATAAGTAG
- the rpsD gene encoding 30S ribosomal protein S4, giving the protein MARYRDAVCRLCRREGAKLFLKGDRCYKPSCAIEKRGTNPPGQHGAARRKMLAGYGEQLREKQKVKRIYFVLEKQFRNYFEKARQQKGVTGEILLSMLERRLDNVVYRSGFSTSRRQARQLVNHGHIHVNGRKVDIPSFQVKAGDTVSVKDRTHKNVHVEGAWQTAVGRGRPSWINAGAVDFSVAISALPTRQDIDANINEQLIVELYSK; this is encoded by the coding sequence ATGGCTAGATATAGAGATGCGGTGTGCCGTTTGTGCCGCCGCGAAGGTGCAAAATTATTCCTCAAGGGCGATCGTTGCTACAAGCCCTCATGTGCTATCGAAAAACGCGGCACCAACCCCCCGGGGCAGCACGGTGCAGCCCGCCGCAAGATGCTCGCCGGTTACGGTGAACAGCTACGCGAAAAGCAGAAGGTAAAGCGTATCTACTTCGTCCTCGAAAAGCAGTTTCGCAACTACTTTGAAAAGGCACGTCAGCAGAAAGGCGTTACGGGCGAGATCTTACTCTCGATGCTCGAAAGACGTCTTGATAATGTCGTATACCGATCAGGTTTTTCCACATCGCGCCGACAGGCACGCCAACTGGTAAACCACGGACACATTCACGTCAACGGCCGCAAGGTAGATATTCCTTCGTTCCAGGTGAAGGCCGGCGATACCGTTTCGGTCAAAGACAGAACGCACAAGAACGTTCACGTCGAGGGTGCATGGCAGACTGCGGTCGGCCGAGGCCGTCCGTCGTGGATCAATGCCGGAGCGGTTGATTTTAGCGTTGCGATCTCGGCATTGCCGACGCGGCAGGATATCGACGCGAACATCAACGAGCAGTTGATCGTTGAGCTTTACAGTAAGTAG
- the secY gene encoding preprotein translocase subunit SecY produces the protein MEKFFGAVQNMFKIPELRTRILFTLGLLAVYRFGAHVQAPGINKVRLEQVWGEVAGTLLGVLDLFSGGNFRTISVFALGVTPYITASIIMQLMPVLSPAMKKIQEEGEVGRQKMNQWTRYMTVVLCAIQTFFVATWLHRNQIIGDTWWATAMIVITLTTGTIFVMWLGEQITERGVGNGISLLIFAGIVIGLPQGIVQISERVGTGDATQTLGVVFLIVVMVLLIAVIVYVESARRNIAITYASRRVGTQTFRGQETSLPLKINMGGVIPVIFASSVLAMPQTLFSAFPADPNEPTSTWSQIFTFFQQFHGGDPYYELVFLSLIVLFTFFYITIIFNTDEVADNLRKHGGFIAGIRPGAPTADYLNGILTRLTTVGAIYLALIAFIPQILLSGFKVARLPFVGTAVDNFLTATPGLSWIPTGLGYQFYFGGTSLLILVGVAMDTVSQIEAQLVMRNYEGFLGAGSRLRGRRS, from the coding sequence ATGGAGAAGTTTTTTGGCGCCGTACAAAACATGTTCAAGATCCCTGAGCTGAGGACACGTATCCTCTTTACGCTCGGGCTCTTGGCGGTGTACCGTTTTGGTGCTCACGTTCAGGCTCCGGGGATCAATAAGGTCCGTCTCGAACAGGTTTGGGGCGAAGTCGCCGGAACCCTGCTTGGCGTACTCGATCTGTTCTCAGGCGGTAACTTTCGCACGATCTCGGTGTTTGCTCTTGGTGTGACGCCGTATATTACTGCATCGATCATCATGCAGCTGATGCCTGTCCTTTCGCCTGCGATGAAAAAGATTCAGGAAGAGGGTGAAGTTGGACGTCAGAAAATGAACCAATGGACGCGGTATATGACCGTCGTCTTGTGCGCCATTCAAACATTTTTCGTCGCGACCTGGCTGCACCGCAACCAGATCATCGGCGACACTTGGTGGGCGACAGCGATGATCGTTATCACGTTGACGACGGGAACGATATTCGTTATGTGGCTCGGCGAACAGATCACCGAACGCGGCGTCGGTAACGGTATCTCACTCCTAATTTTTGCAGGTATCGTCATTGGATTGCCGCAAGGAATCGTTCAGATCTCAGAACGTGTCGGAACCGGTGATGCGACCCAGACGCTCGGCGTTGTGTTCCTTATCGTAGTGATGGTCCTGCTCATCGCGGTGATCGTTTACGTTGAATCAGCCCGGCGAAACATCGCTATAACATATGCCAGCCGACGAGTCGGCACTCAGACGTTTCGCGGTCAGGAGACGAGCCTTCCGTTGAAGATCAACATGGGCGGCGTTATTCCGGTGATCTTTGCTTCGTCCGTGCTGGCGATGCCGCAGACCTTGTTCTCGGCGTTTCCGGCGGATCCGAATGAACCGACTTCGACATGGTCGCAGATCTTTACGTTCTTCCAGCAGTTTCACGGCGGTGACCCCTATTACGAACTCGTCTTTTTATCGTTGATCGTTCTGTTCACGTTCTTTTATATAACGATCATCTTTAATACCGACGAGGTCGCTGACAACCTGCGAAAACATGGCGGTTTTATCGCAGGTATTCGTCCGGGTGCTCCGACTGCGGATTATCTGAACGGTATACTGACACGTTTGACGACCGTCGGAGCGATCTACCTGGCGTTGATCGCGTTCATTCCGCAGATCCTGCTCAGCGGGTTCAAGGTTGCTCGATTGCCGTTTGTCGGAACTGCGGTCGATAACTTTTTGACGGCGACGCCCGGGCTTAGCTGGATCCCGACCGGTTTGGGATATCAATTTTATTTTGGCGGTACTTCACTACTGATCCTCGTGGGCGTTGCGATGGATACCGTTTCCCAGATCGAAGCTCAGCTCGTAATGCGTAATTACGAAGGCTTTCTCGGTGCGGGCTCGCGTCTTCGCGGACGGCGAAGCTAG
- the rpsK gene encoding 30S ribosomal protein S11 produces MAKAPAKKTFKKKEKKNIPVGIVHISASFNNTLISITDANGNLVAQSSSGARGFRGSRKGTPFAAQQAASEVARKAVEAGMREVEVRVKGPGGGRESAIRAINQAGIRVTAIRDTTPIPHNGCRPPKRRRV; encoded by the coding sequence ATGGCTAAAGCACCAGCAAAGAAGACTTTTAAGAAGAAAGAGAAAAAGAATATCCCGGTTGGGATCGTTCATATTTCGGCGTCGTTCAACAACACGCTGATCTCGATCACGGATGCGAACGGCAACTTGGTGGCTCAGTCGTCATCGGGTGCACGCGGATTCCGCGGTTCGCGTAAGGGAACGCCGTTTGCCGCACAGCAGGCAGCATCAGAGGTCGCACGCAAGGCGGTCGAGGCCGGTATGCGTGAGGTCGAAGTTCGGGTCAAAGGCCCGGGTGGCGGCCGCGAATCGGCGATCCGTGCGATCAATCAGGCAGGCATTCGCGTGACTGCGATCCGCGACACCACACCGATCCCGCACAACGGATGCCGTCCGCCGAAGCGCCGACGCGTTTGA
- the rpsM gene encoding 30S ribosomal protein S13 — MARVAGVDLPPNKRAQIGMTYIYGIGKSRATEVLGLAGIDINTRIKDISEDDLNKIRTILDTEGDIEGDLRKRVQMDIKRLMDIGCYRGLRHRRSLPVRGQRTSTNARTRKGPRKAAVAKKKAPGKK, encoded by the coding sequence ATGGCTCGTGTAGCAGGAGTTGATTTACCGCCCAACAAGAGGGCACAGATCGGGATGACCTATATCTATGGTATAGGCAAATCGCGTGCGACCGAGGTTCTCGGCCTCGCCGGTATCGATATCAATACGCGTATCAAGGATATCAGCGAAGACGATCTGAACAAGATCCGCACCATTCTCGACACCGAAGGTGACATCGAGGGTGATCTGAGAAAGCGCGTTCAGATGGACATCAAGCGTTTGATGGATATCGGCTGCTACCGCGGCCTGCGTCATCGCCGCAGCCTGCCGGTTCGCGGACAACGCACCAGCACCAACGCACGCACACGAAAAGGACCGAGGAAGGCGGCAGTCGCCAAGAAGAAGGCACCGGGCAAGAAATAG
- a CDS encoding adenylate kinase, whose amino-acid sequence MSKIIVLIGAPGAGKGTQARLLQERRSIPQISTGDMFREMKNADTPLAKEVQQIMASGKLISDDITYRIVRERTLKPDTAGTYVLDGYPRTAIQAEQLEELAKEQSKEIQAIEVDVERGELMKRLTGRRSCPVCGEIYNIYSKPPRVEGVCDEHPERSLDHRQDDWEEKVKVRLETYDELTKPLLDYYERSGRLSKIDGSGEIEDIYREIDELI is encoded by the coding sequence ATGAGTAAGATCATTGTATTGATAGGTGCACCCGGAGCGGGGAAAGGGACACAGGCAAGGCTCTTGCAAGAGCGGCGTTCGATACCGCAGATATCGACGGGCGACATGTTCCGCGAGATGAAGAACGCAGACACTCCGCTTGCGAAAGAGGTTCAGCAGATCATGGCGTCCGGTAAATTGATCTCGGACGACATCACATACCGGATCGTTCGTGAACGAACCTTAAAACCGGACACTGCCGGCACGTATGTCCTCGACGGTTATCCGCGGACGGCGATCCAGGCCGAGCAGCTCGAGGAGCTTGCGAAGGAGCAGAGCAAAGAGATCCAGGCGATCGAGGTCGACGTTGAACGCGGTGAGTTGATGAAACGCCTGACGGGCCGCAGAAGCTGTCCGGTTTGCGGGGAGATATATAATATCTATTCGAAACCGCCTAGAGTCGAGGGCGTCTGCGATGAGCATCCGGAAAGGTCGCTTGATCATCGGCAGGACGATTGGGAAGAGAAAGTGAAGGTCCGGCTTGAGACCTACGACGAACTAACGAAACCGCTGCTCGATTATTATGAACGCTCGGGCCGTTTGTCGAAGATCGATGGTTCAGGCGAAATAGAGGATATCTACCGCGAGATCGATGAGCTTATTTAG
- a CDS encoding DNA-directed RNA polymerase subunit alpha, producing the protein MTQSNNWTDFQMPSRLNVETESLTDRYGKFYASPFERGFGTTIGNSIRRALLSSIEGAAITAVKIEGVEHEFSSIKGVVEDATDVILNLKQVPFTLHGTGPKTLTITKKGAGEVTSADIEADGDVEVLDSTIHIGTVSAGGSLNIEMRLKSGRGYVSAELNNDEDLSVGYIPIDSVHTPIKKVNYNVEQTRQGSNTEFDKLTIEVWTDGSVAPEDSIGLAAKLVKDHMTIFINFEEEEEEYKYEDIARPPLMRNDLLDKSVDEMELSVRSYNCLKNADIRSIRDLIRRSEKDMLGTKNFGKKSLTEIKDMLHGMGLDFGMDFDEQGNPIPGSGGRDLD; encoded by the coding sequence ATGACACAGAGCAATAATTGGACAGATTTCCAAATGCCGAGCCGCCTGAATGTGGAGACCGAGTCGTTAACGGATCGTTACGGCAAGTTCTATGCGTCTCCATTCGAACGCGGATTTGGTACGACGATCGGTAACTCGATCCGTCGTGCACTATTGTCGTCGATCGAAGGTGCGGCTATCACAGCCGTCAAGATCGAAGGCGTCGAACACGAATTCTCATCGATCAAAGGCGTTGTCGAAGATGCGACCGACGTCATTCTAAATCTTAAGCAGGTTCCGTTTACGCTCCACGGTACGGGCCCGAAGACCCTGACGATCACAAAAAAAGGCGCCGGTGAAGTTACAAGTGCCGATATCGAAGCTGATGGTGACGTTGAGGTACTGGATTCGACAATTCATATCGGCACGGTCAGTGCCGGCGGCTCACTTAACATCGAGATGCGTCTCAAATCGGGTCGCGGATATGTTTCGGCCGAGCTGAACAATGACGAGGATCTTTCAGTTGGATATATTCCCATCGATTCGGTCCACACGCCGATCAAAAAGGTCAACTACAACGTCGAACAGACGCGTCAGGGTTCGAACACAGAGTTTGATAAATTGACGATCGAGGTTTGGACGGACGGCAGCGTCGCTCCGGAAGATTCGATCGGCCTCGCGGCGAAATTGGTCAAAGATCACATGACGATCTTTATCAATTTCGAAGAAGAGGAAGAAGAATATAAATATGAGGACATCGCCCGTCCGCCACTTATGCGGAATGATCTGCTCGACAAATCTGTGGATGAAATGGAACTGTCGGTCCGTTCGTATAACTGCCTTAAGAATGCAGACATACGTTCGATCCGCGACCTTATCCGCCGAAGCGAGAAAGATATGCTGGGCACCAAGAATTTCGGCAAAAAATCACTCACTGAGATCAAGGATATGCTTCACGGCATGGGACTCGATTTTGGAATGGATTTTGACGAACAGGGAAATCCGATCCCGGGATCGGGCGGACGCGATCTAGACTAG
- the map gene encoding type I methionyl aminopeptidase — MIIAKSAKDLDKMRAVGELIAEVRESLRAMVKPGISTMDLNNAAEKMIRDAGAIPTFIGYHGFPYAICASVNDEIVHGFSKTTPLNEGDIVSLDMAATYDGFVGDTAMTLPVGEITEELKQLIRVTEECLALGIEAARPGGRVGDISWAVQQHAEKYGYGIVRDYTGHGIGRQMHEAPQIPNHGRAGTKEKIRVGYCFAIEPMLNLGTHETLTLSDKWTVVTKDGKPSAHAEHTLAVTADGPEILTLTKEQKKSLNHGASETAAA, encoded by the coding sequence ATGATCATTGCGAAATCAGCAAAGGACCTAGATAAAATGCGAGCCGTAGGCGAACTCATCGCCGAGGTGCGAGAGTCCCTGCGTGCGATGGTCAAGCCCGGCATCTCGACAATGGACCTCAACAACGCTGCGGAGAAGATGATAAGGGACGCCGGGGCGATCCCGACCTTTATTGGATATCACGGTTTTCCGTATGCGATCTGTGCCTCGGTCAACGATGAGATCGTTCACGGGTTTTCGAAAACTACGCCGCTCAACGAGGGCGATATTGTTTCGCTCGACATGGCGGCGACCTATGACGGATTTGTCGGCGATACGGCGATGACGCTTCCGGTTGGCGAAATAACAGAGGAATTGAAGCAGTTGATCCGCGTTACCGAAGAATGTCTTGCTCTGGGGATCGAAGCAGCTCGGCCGGGCGGCCGTGTCGGTGACATCAGTTGGGCGGTCCAACAGCATGCGGAGAAGTATGGTTATGGTATTGTCCGCGATTATACAGGACACGGGATCGGGCGTCAGATGCACGAAGCTCCGCAAATACCTAACCACGGTCGTGCGGGAACCAAAGAAAAGATCCGCGTCGGGTATTGTTTTGCGATCGAGCCGATGCTCAACCTGGGAACGCATGAAACGCTGACGCTCAGTGATAAGTGGACAGTCGTTACGAAAGACGGCAAACCGTCGGCACATGCTGAGCATACGCTCGCGGTTACCGCTGACGGGCCCGAGATCTTGACGCTCACGAAAGAGCAAAAGAAGTCGTTGAATCACGGTGCGAGCGAAACTGCTGCGGCATGA
- the rplO gene encoding 50S ribosomal protein L15, which translates to MALSLNNLHPAEGSTHKKKRIGRGPGSGTGKTAGKGHKGQKSRSGYSSKRGFEGGQMPLQRRLPKRGFTNIFKKEWVEISLGKIEENFNAGDVVTPEILHERGLIKKAKHDLVILGTGEVTKSLTISSHRFTKTAKDKIEKAGGTAEIIVKTKAAASAE; encoded by the coding sequence ATGGCTTTATCATTGAATAATTTACACCCTGCGGAGGGTTCGACGCATAAGAAAAAGCGCATCGGACGCGGTCCCGGCTCGGGTACCGGCAAAACTGCAGGTAAAGGGCACAAGGGCCAGAAGTCGCGTTCCGGCTACAGCAGCAAGCGCGGATTCGAAGGCGGCCAGATGCCGCTCCAACGCCGTCTTCCGAAGCGTGGATTCACTAACATTTTTAAGAAAGAGTGGGTCGAGATCAGCCTCGGCAAGATCGAAGAGAACTTTAATGCCGGTGATGTCGTAACTCCTGAAATACTACACGAACGCGGTTTGATCAAGAAAGCGAAGCACGACCTAGTCATACTTGGAACTGGCGAAGTCACAAAATCACTCACGATCTCGTCGCACCGGTTTACAAAAACCGCTAAGGACAAGATCGAAAAGGCCGGCGGTACGGCAGAAATTATCGTGAAGACGAAGGCTGCGGCTTCGGCCGAATAG